The genomic segment GGTTTGGTGACCAGCAGATCTCTTGTTCAGACTTGTTTTCTGCCTCGTTTTTGTTCTTCTGTACCctctgaaaatgtgaaaatagtTTGGCCCTTGCATGAATGTGATGATAGCAATGGTTATCCTTGTGTTTTCATGCCTGGGTTTTACAACGATCTTTCAGAGGTCGTAGGTCTGAGAACATGTTGTAAGTGCGGACGTGATGTGGGGTAACGGCGCCGTGTGGTTGTGTGATTGGGGAAATCACCAGGGAGGATTTGTGTGAATTGAAGGAAGGAAGTATGGAGGTGTTTCAACCAACTCTAGCAAAATTAGCACTCAGAAACATACGTGCTTCAGTAGGCACCTCATTACATAGACAAACATCAGCCTGAAACATTGTTAACCAAGCGCACACACCCTGtaatgagcacacacacacacacacacacaccgggACACTTCACACATGTGCATGTTTACCGAACACACTCGCTTTCATAACCTGATGATCACGGTTACGTATTCGCACCCTGCTGCGTCCAGGTCATTGTCTGAGATGAAAGTCGCTGCAGAACAATAGCTCTGAACTTTCACACGGGGCGGGACGTGTGCTTCTGAGAGATCGGAAAACACAAGTGGGGGTGACATACTAAAACAAGagaactttattttagtgtttgaTTTGAAGGGTTTGTTGGACCTTGACTTTTGTCCCGCTGTCAGATAAGAGTCTGGTTTTGCTGTCTTTCTCTAACAGCCTCAATCACAGAATATAAATCACATGACAGGGACAGTCGCCCAGCAGTCTTAAATAAATCCATTTCTCTTCCAAAATCACTGGTTTTCGCTCTAAACATCAGACGCAATGCCAAGAGcaaaaaattatgcattttttgGAAAATGAAAATTGGAGATGAAGCGTATTTTTAGAACATCTaagatttttattatatttttttaatagaacACAGTTTCCCCTAAAATTCGCAATTAcataatgcatatatatataatattattgatttcttattattttatttaaattatttttttcttaaaattgaTACATTTAATACAGCAAAAACTATAATCTTGTAATTTCAgaattatacattattaatcTTTTCgaaatgttcttttaaatacttaatgaaatcatttaaatgcaatagtcttttaatgatttttttttgcattattttgcaAATATTCTTATTAGAAATATTGCAGGTATAATTATTGAACAAGAATTTTAAATATAGTTCTAGTTCGTGGCGCTTCAGGCCGGCCTGTACACGACCCTTATACAGTTTTGGTGTGTTTGTAGTCAGCTCATCTGAGGTTGTTGGGTGAGTTTGATCATTAAcccgtgtgtgtctgtgtgtgtttgcgctGGTTGTGTAAGTTAGCGTGACTGCTGATGTTTATTCCCTCAACTGAACTTATGAAATGATTTTATCTGTATCAATAAGCTCTGGCTATCGGCCCATGTCAGGGTGTTTCCTTGAAGAACTAACCATCTGAAGAATTAGGGAGGACACAATGTAATTCCTCCGAtctgctcatgaatattaattatgtcACGTTACATTCACCCGGATTTAAAAGCCGCATGCTAGTGTTTCATAAAGTAGGACACCGCTTGTTGATAGTCTTAAAATATTCTGGTCTCCAAAAAACAAACTGCATTTCCTCACAGCTTCAAATGTGGCTCATCTAATCAGAatcctgtgtgtgtttggcttTATCTTTGGCTATATGTGAttatatgatgatgatgaagaaaaCGTGatgataattattaaataattctgTATGTTATTTTTTCTAGTGGTATCATGAGGCCAGGACTGAATGCCATTTTAGGAGCGACCGGGAGCGGGAAATCATCGTAAGagctgtccgtctgtctgtctgtctgtccatctgtctgtccgtccatcagtctgtccgtctgtctgtccgtccttccgtctgtctgtccatctgtctccctgtctgtccatccttccgtctgtctgtctgtctgtctgtccgtctccCTGTCCGTCcttccgtctgtctgtccgtctgtccttctgtctgtctgtctgtctgtccgtctgtccatccttccatctgtccttccgtctgtctgtccttccgtctgtccgtccttccgtctgtccgtctgtccttccgtctgtctgtccttccgtctgtctgtccttccgtctgtctgtctgtccgtctgtccatccttCCATCTGTCCTTCCGTATGTCTGTCCTTCCGTATGTCCGTCcttccgtctgtctgtccatctgtctccctgtctgtccatccttccgtctgtctgtctgtctgtctgtccgtctccCTGTCCGTCcttccgtctgtctgtccgtctgtccttctgtctgtctgtctgtccgtctgtccatccttCCATCTGTCCTTCCGTATGTCTGTCCTTCCGTATGTCTGTCCttccgtctgtctgtccttccgtctgtctgtccgtccgtctgtctgtccttctgtctgtctgtctgtccgtctgtccatccttCCATCTGTCCTTCCGTATGTCTGTCCTTCCGTATGTCTGTCcttccgtctgtctgtctgtccttccgtctgtctgtctgtccttccgtctgtctgtccgtctgtctgtccttctgtctgtctgtctgtccgtctgtccatccttCCATCTGTCCTTCCGTATGTCTGTCCttccgtctgtctgtccttccgtctgtctgtccttccgtctgtctgtccgtctgtccttccgtctgtctgtctgtctatctgtctgtctgtctgtctgtctgtccgtccgtctgtccttccgtctgtccgtccgtccttccatctgtctgtccttccgtctgtctgtctgtctgtctgtccgtctgtctgtccttccgtctgtctgtctgtccgtctgtctccctgtctgtccatccttccatctgtctgtccttctgtctgtctgtccttccGTCTGTCCGTCTTTCCTTCTGTCTATCCTTCCGTCTGTCTTTCcttccgtctgtctgtctgtccttccgtctgtctgtccttccgtctgtccgtctgtccttccgtctgtccgtctgtccttccgtctgtccgtctgtccttCCGTCTTTCCTTCTGTCTGTCCttccgtctgtctgtccttccgtctgtccgtctgtccttCCGTCTGTCCTTCcgtctatctgtccgtccgtctgtccatctgtcgtctgtctgtccatcagtctgtccgtctgtctgtcttatTTTATGTAACCAGCATTAAGGAGTAACTAAAAGTAGTTCAGCTGTTTTCAAAACAGAGCAGCTTTTCCAGCAACAAGCTGCTTTTTCCAACAAGTATCAGCGCAACGTGACCAAAACCTGATTCATCCCTTCAGATGCTTGAAAAGGATTTTTTCCATACttactgttcaaaaatgtttatatatatatatatatttgtgaaaGAGTCTGTTCtgctcaaggctgcatttatttgatcaaaaatacagtaaaaacagtgaaatattattacaatgtaaatcagctgttttctatgtgaatatatagtaaagtgtaatttattcctgtgatcaaagctgaattttcagcatcattactccagtcttcagtgtcacatgatccttcagaaatcattctaatatgctaatttgctgctcaagaaacatttatgattattatcagtgttgaaaacagttctctCATATGATGTGGTTTTAAATGAAGGTTCCTGGATGTTCTGGCCGCTCGTAAGGATCCTTCTGGTCTCTCAGGAGAGGTTCTTATAGACGGAGCGCCTCAACCGCCAAACTTCAAATGTCTGTCTGGATATGTCGTACAGgtataaacacaaacatttgCACTTGCTTCTGCTCACTTAGTAAAGCAGCTCTCTCATCAACCACACAGATTTGatgaatcattcatgtctggaGTACAAACACACAACTTTAGTACTCATGCTTGGCTCGAAAAACTGACATCAGCATTTAAAAGAGGAAGTTGAACTCATTTTTCTGTCGAACACATATCATGACTAAGGGAATTGTGGGATTGCTGAGTAAGATTAGCATAGTTGGACAGAGAACTTAAACATttaggggtgtaagaaaatatcaatACACGTGAATATTGCAAACCCCcgctttatttttctgtttaagTACAGTTTAATACAGTTCGTTGGTCTGAACTACAAGTTGTGTTTTCTTCAGGAATTCCTCCAGCGATTGTTTAATCTAATCTCAAATCACACCAGCCGTGTCATGAGACACTCTGCTTCCTTTTTCAAGCACGTTTACTAGACATGTGTGTTCAGAAAGTGCTCTATCATGGTTAAAACACATGAAGCATGCTGAGAATGTGTGTGCGGCAGGATGACGTGGTCATGGGAACGCTGACCGTTCGGGAGAACCTGCGTTTCTCAGCCGCCTTACGGCTCCCGAAGTCAATCAAACAACGAGAGAAAGATGAGAAGGTTGAGAGACTCATCCAGGAGCTGGGACTGAGCAAAGTGGCAGATTCACGGGTAACACATTAACCACAAACTACTGCTGATTATTAGTTTGATTATattaaaactgtgtaatccaaatggatgGAAGTTtcatatgcaattcaaatacataaatcttaaatttaggcctatataagtgtgtgtgtgtttgtgtatcttTTGATCTGTGTCATTTAGTGATGGGAAATATTAGGAATTTAACAAAGTTTTAGTTTGTTATTGTGTTTAGAGGGTAGGACTTTGATTCACagctgctctgattggctggtttTTAAGGTGGGCACACAGCTGATTCGTGGCGTTTCGGGTGGAGAGAGGAAGAGGACAAACATTGGCATGGAGCTGATCATCGATCCGCCGGTGCTTTTCCTGGATGAACCGACCACAGGCCTGGACGCCAGTACTGCCAACTCTGTCCTCATGCTGCTGAAGAAGTgtgttctcacacacacacacacacacacacgcacatgcacacacacacttatagaAGATTAAGGAAAATAGTCCAACGCCATGGTACAACGAGCCCGAAAAATGGAgcacagctggaagaaaacaaaactgaaggtttttcgcatttcgtggaaaGAAAGCTTTACTgcatacagaaaggccttaaaaacggCTAGTTCTGCTTATTTTTTGActctcttagaagaaaacaaacacaacactaggtatttatttgatacagtggctataATTAACGAGAAATTAAGCTTCAACTCCAGacgtttccaaacagcacaccagtaatgactttatgaacttcttttttattgtgaagtgtgtgtgtgtgtgttttgggatAAACTATATAGACAGACATTCTGTCTTTTAAGcatcacgtgtgtgtgtgtttgtgtgtgttcaggatGGGGAACAACGGTCGCACCATCATACTGTCCATCCATCAGCCGCGTTACTCCATCTACCGGCTGTTCGACAGTCTGACGCTGCTGGTGGGAGGACGGCTGGTGTATCACGGCCCGGCTCAGGACGCCCTGCAGTACTTCAGTCAGATCGGTatgaaaacacactcacacacacacacacacacacacacacacacacacacacacacacacacacacacacacacacacacatgaacagaCCCTCATGTCTTCTGTTTGTGTGTCAGGATACACCTGTGAACCTCATAACAACCCTGCTGATTTCTTCCTGGATGTGATCAACGGAGACTCCACTGCTGTCGCACTCAACAAGTTAAACAGCAGTGAAggtaccacacacacacacacacacacacacacacacacacacacaaacacacaatctcCTTCTGTATGTCTTGCTGTATAAAGGCCACTTTGCAGCTTATTTTAGACATGAACCACCCACTTAGACAGGAAGTGAGCGTCTGAATGACATGTAATGTTTAACTGAGAAATAAAGGGgttttttattagctttttttttttttttgtaatgttgcatTTAGAGGTTGGTTTTTATCTgtacaaatgtattaattatcaGTTATttcatgaatgaataaatatcatttttcaAATCTGAAATTGGAAAGTTATGAAAATtctgaaaatcttaaaaaatcttgtacatttttttttatagtgaatATACCTTATTTAGAAAACATTTAGCTATTTTTAActaattattcaaattaatatttactattatataagatttattgtttataaatatgaaattttatGGAAATTCAGAAAATCTTAGTCatggacatttttaaattatatagaaaaatgtaacttttttttaaactaattaatttgaattaatatttactactatataatatttatcattcataaatatcataaaatgttaaaatacattgaAAAATCATGGAAATTCTTAATCTTAAAAAGTCAtggacatttttacattatatagaaaacatttagctatttttaaaatgtattatttcaattaatatttactatataatatttatcattcataaaatataaaattttaaaattgaaacATCATGGAAATTCTGAAAATTGTAAAAAGTCAtggacatttttacattatatagaaaacatttagctatttttgaaagtaatgaatttaaattaatattttttttgtactttaaattttagtatattttatatatattttatttattaatattcatatataattttagtaatcatTTGTATtcgtctttttttttaagaatttctgtttatctttaatttatttttattttagttttagtaattgtagCACTTCAACTTTATTCCAGTTgtcaagtttttcatgtaacattcataatttattttatttaagctttgtaacacatttttaatagttcTAGTGAACAGTAACTGTATGTTGTCAAAATCTGTGTTCTGTGTCCGTGTGAATGATTAATGTGTTTGAACATGCGTGTGACTGTCAGAGCTGGACCAGGATCAGTTGAGCGCGTCTCTGAAGGGCATCGAGGACCGTCTGGTGGAGGAATACAAGACCAGCTCGAACTACAAACAGACCAAAGGAGAGCTGGAGCGAATCATTCAGGGTCAGGAGTACAGCACTCGAGTCAAGTCCAGAACCATCACCTACAACACGTCCTTCTTCCACCAGTTCAACTGGGTCCTCAAGAGAACCTTCCGGAACCTCATGCTCAACCCGCAGACCTCCTTCGCTCAGGTCTGCTGCCGCCATTCACTCCTTTAATGTAGACAAATCAAACAGTTCATCTGGtttagtgcattttttttaattcgattaaattaattattagcttttcaccAACTCACGAACCCCAGTTTGAGAAACAGAGATGTTTTGGAGGCacatttccaccacataagaAAACAAAACCTGCTTTGGTAAATTTtagttatgacataaaaagtcataattatgacttaaaaggTTGAAATTGTGATGTACTAAGTCATAGTTACGAGACAAAGTCCAGTTTATGACAAATTAtgtcgaaattatgactttgTGTCATTTCAACATCATAATTAGAacttcaaattttatttttatattttaaaaaaatttatttcataattttaacttagtatgtcataattataaatTTTAAGGTCAATTTCGAATTTTCATCTCATAATCATGAATTATTATGACTGATCATTTCaatgttttatgtcataattataactttataagtaaatttcaagttttatttcataattttaatttagcaAGTCAAAGTCAAATTTATGTcataatgaccattaatgtcataattagAACTTATGTCAGTTTCGATTATTAAGACTTAATAtgtcatcattttaaaaaatatatatatatttcataatttcaactttttatgtcataattataacttaaGGTCAATTTCGAATTTTCATCTCAATTTTAATTTAgcaagtcataattttgacttttaatgtcataataaaaactttttaagtGAATTCTGATTGTTAAGACAGTATGTcatcatttcaactttttatgatcataattatttaaaattttatttcgTAACTTTAACTTAGTATGTCCTAATTATTTTCATAAGGttaatttctaattttcatcTCATAATCATGAATGATTATGACtgataatttcaactttttatttcatgatttgtcaatttctaattttatattgtaattttaatttagcaagtcataattttgacttttaatgtcataattagaACTTTCAATTTCAATTAAGAGTTCATCATTCcaactttttatgtcaattatttaattttatttcgtAATTTTAACTTGgttataattataacttttaAGGTCAATTTTGAATTTTCGTCTCAttaataatttcaactttttatgtcattataacttcaaattttatttcataatttcaatttggtatgttataattttgactttttaatgtcaattaTAACCTTTTATAAGTCGTAATTTCGAATTTTtgatctcataattatgacttaggatgtcataatttcaactttttatgaattgcattatgatttacaaatgcatcatcatttttttcttatgtggcagacATGGGCTTCCATATGATGTAGATTAATGTGAA from the Ctenopharyngodon idella isolate HZGC_01 chromosome 22, HZGC01, whole genome shotgun sequence genome contains:
- the abcg2a gene encoding broad substrate specificity ATP-binding cassette transporter ABCG2 — translated: MGDTAVQLTRVIELENHVSRTPVSTSMSSSASRRGATVSFHNINYSVKMKSGFLCKRKVTRKNILIELNGIMRPGLNAILGATGSGKSSFLDVLAARKDPSGLSGEVLIDGAPQPPNFKCLSGYVVQDDVVMGTLTVRENLRFSAALRLPKSIKQREKDEKVERLIQELGLSKVADSRVGTQLIRGVSGGERKRTNIGMELIIDPPVLFLDEPTTGLDASTANSVLMLLKKMGNNGRTIILSIHQPRYSIYRLFDSLTLLVGGRLVYHGPAQDALQYFSQIGYTCEPHNNPADFFLDVINGDSTAVALNKLNSSEELDQDQLSASLKGIEDRLVEEYKTSSNYKQTKGELERIIQGQEYSTRVKSRTITYNTSFFHQFNWVLKRTFRNLMLNPQTSFAQIGVIIFLALVVGAIFFGVQENSSGIQNRMGALFFITTNQCFSSVSSAELFISERKLFVHEYISGYYRVSVYFLSKMLSDILTLRTIPAIIFSCVAYFMIGLKATAEAFFIFLFSIIMVSYTATSMTLAISADQTVVAIANIFMTISFVFMMIFSGLLVNLPSVAGWLNWLKYLSIPRYGLAALEINEFTGLQFCEGRNANCTSGEQHLEDQGIDYSAWGLWQNHLALGIMTFIFLVIAYLKLRFIKKFT